Genomic window (Candidatus Hydrogenedentota bacterium):
CAAGGTTTCTCCGGCGCCGGCAAGAGACGCAATTTTTTGGTAGAGCGTCGTCTTGGGTCCGGTAGGCCCGAGTTCAGGACGCAGGGTGCAGCGGATATAAATGGTTGCACAAAATAACAAGGCAATGAGCATGCCCGGCAAGACGCCGGCAATAAACAATTTTCCAATGGAGCCTTCGGTGATAATAGCGTAAACAATAAAAACAACACTGGGCGGAATCATCATGCCCAAGCTGCCGCCGGCAGCAACGGTGCCCGCTCCTAATTCCATACTGTATTTATAACGGCGCATCTCGGGCAGTGCTACAGCGGACATGGTAGCTGCCGTGGCGGGACCGGATCCGCAAATCGCGCCGAAGGCAGTGCAGGCGCCAACAGTCGCCATGGCAAGGCCGCCGGGTAACTGTCCCAGCCATTGGTAGGCGGCATGGAAAAGGCGGCGGCTGATGCCGACGTGGAAACAAATTTGGCCCATGAATACAAAGAGAGGGATAACGGTCAGACTATAGGAGGAAAAAGTCTCGAAAAGATCCGCTGTGACCATGCTCAATGCTGCGGTGGGCGTCACGAGATAGGCGAAACCCGCCACGCCTACCAACGCCATGGAAAAGGCAACGGGCATGCTGGCAGCAAGCAACAGGACCAGAGCAATACATCCGAGAATTCCGACTTGTACAGGGGTCATGGTTTGATCATCTCCCGGCCCGGATGCAATATCTTATAGAGCAATACTAAGGTAGTCAGCACGCAGGCTGCAGCAATAATGAAGGATAACCAAAACATGGGAAGCCCCAGTGTAGGTGAAATTTCCCGAGCTGCTTTCAATGAGAGACCGTGGCGGACACATTGCCATGAAAAGGTACTGAACAAGATCATGACAATAAGCCGGCTGAGACTATCGACGACAACCCTGCCCAAGCGGTGCATTTTTTGGAAGAAAAACTCCACGGCTACGTGTCCTTTCACAGCCGTTGTGTAAGGCAGTGCTCCGGCAATGACAAGGGTCCCGAGGAAACGGACAATATCATATGCGCCGGGAAAGGGGTGGTGGAGCCATCGCGCGACAATGTCAATGCAAATGACGAGCGCCATGGCGAGGGCGGCAAGTCCCGCAATGGCTGCGAAAGCCATCACGGTATAGCGCACACCAAGCCAAAAGATATCCCGTATCCTAAAAAATGCGCGAACAAGGGGCATGTCGAAAACAGCGTTCATCAAGAGGCATTCGCCTCAATACCCGCTTGCAGATCGGCTAAGAAGGCATCACCGGGAAGTTGTTTATCTGCACAGGTTTTCACGTACTCATCTAGAATCGGTTTGACCGCATCAACCCATCGCGCCTGTTCTTCGTCGGAGAGGGTGATTTCTTCATGGTTTAGGCTTTGAATGAATTCGCGGCCCTCATCATCCGCCACATCCCATGCGGCGCCATGACGATCTACCCATTCATTATTGACCTCTTCAAAAATGGCTTGAATATCAGCGGGCAATCCTTCCCACTTCGCTTTATTCATGCTAACAAACATGGCCGTTGTATAACCGATCGCCGAGCTGTCGGTCACATACGAAATGACTTCACCTTGTTTCCAGCCTTTCAGCGTTTCTATGGGGCAAAGGGTAGCTTCTACGACCCCTTTTTGCAGCGCCTCATAGGTTTCCGGTTGACTCATTCCTATAGGTGTCGCGCCTAAGTGCGAAATAATGGTTGCGGACAAGCCTGTACCGCGCACTTTAAGACCTTCCATTTCGTCAAGTGTGTGGATCGGTTTTTTGCTGGCGAGAATGCCCGGGCCGTGGGCATGCAAGTACATGAGTTGCGTATCATTCATTTCAGCCGGCGCATATTTTCGTGCCAGATCGGTGGCGAGTCGTGTCGCAATTTTACCGTTGGGGTAGCCCACGGGCAAATCCAATCCTTCCAATAAGGGGAAGCGTCCGCGTGTGTAGGCGAGGCAACTCATGCCCAAATCGGAAATTCCCGACACGCCGCCCTCATAGACCTGCGGTGCCTGTGTCAAAGAGCCGCCTGCGTAGATGGTAACTTTTACGCGGCCATCGGTGCGCGCTTCAATTTCTTTCGCCCATGCTTCCGCTTCTTTGCATTGAATGTGGGAAGGAGGAAAGAAAACACTATACTTTAATTCTATCGCTTTCTGCGGGCGTGCCGATCCATCTCCTCCCGCATCATCTGCCGGTTTGCTACAAGCAGGAACCAATAAAAACAGCAGTAGGATCATGGACAAAAGGCTACATGCATAAACATATTTTTTAAAGATCATTACAACTCCTCCCATACTTGAAACTGTAACATTGACGCTACCCATTTCTAAACACAACGGCTGATTCAGCCTCCGTTTAGTATAACGAATGGGCTATTATGGGCGCAATAAAGAACCATAGGATTATTTCAAGCAATGGATGAGCTTAAACCGGCTTTAAAAACAAAGCACGCCGCAGTACATTCTTAACAGCGCACAGGGTTCATTGCCGAGCTTCGTATGGAAGGTAGATCCAAGCTCGAAATGCAGGCTATTCTGAAAAAAGACTTCGGCAGAAGTTCTGTAAGGAAACGTTTCTAGCTTTATAGGGGCGTCTCGTGTAAAATGGTGGTGGGACATTGTGGACTCCTTCGGGTGTTTTGTCAGGACGATTCTACCGAAGACTTCTATGATGTCTCTTTTTTTAGACCGGTTGCTTTTCAACCTTGAAGCCGCCGATTATTGGCACATGGATATGGTCTTTAGACGATAGGATAGAAAATATGAAAATTGTAATTACACGACGGATCCCGCAAGCAGGGATGGACATTCTTATTGAGGCAGTGGGAAAAGATTCGTTAGTACACCATGATTCAGATCTGCCGTTAACTCGGGAAGCACTGTTGGCGATGCTGCCCGGTGCAAAGGCGGTATTGTCCACCTTATCAGAGAAAATGGATGGTGAAGCGATGGATGCTGCGGGCGGCGGTCTGCAAGTGATCGCGAACATGGCCGTGGGTTACGACAATATCGATTGCAAAGCGGCAGCGGCGCGTAATATCGTTGCCACCAATACGCCCGGTGTGCTGACCGAAGCCACGGCAGACTTGGCTTGGGCATTGATCTTGGGCGCGGCGAGGCGGACAGGGGAATCGGAACGTTTCCTGCGCGCAGGCAATTGGAAAGGCTGGGCGCCGCTTCAGTATCTGGGCGCTTCTATCCATGGTAAAACCTTGGGCATTTATGGCATGGGCCGCATCGGATGTGCCGTGGCACGGCGTGCCTGCGGCTTTGAGATGCCTGTGCTGTACTGCGATGCGCAACATGCTGATTTAGAAACAGAAAAAGCCTTGAACGCCCGTTGGGTCGATAAAGACACTTTAGTGCGCGAGTCCGATATCCTGACGCTCCATTGCCCCTTGACTGATGAAACACGTCATGCCTTTACTTTAGCCGAATTCAAGAAGATGAAAAAGGAAGCGGTTATTGTCAACACCTCACGGGGGCCGGTCATTAAAGAAGAAGATTTGCATCAGGCGCTCCGCGACGGGCTTATTTTTGCTGCAGGACTGGATGTTTATGAATTGGAGCCGACCATTTATAAGCCGATCCTCGAATTAGAAAATGTTCTCATGCTTCCTCATCTTGGCAGTGCTACCGTAGAAACACGGGCAACCATGGCGCGTATGGCAGCTGAAAATATCGTGGCTGTACTCAACGGCCGCCAAGCTCCCAATCCCATTCAATGAACAGGATGCAGGATAAAAAATCTGTTTAGACGGCGCGATGATTTAATCGCCCGTCATAAGGGCAAGGCTTTCACAATATCATCCATGCTCGCCCAAGCCTCAGCATTCCGATCAGCCGGTACAGCCTTTTCTTCAAAGAGATCTTTTAGAAAAGCCGTGTCCGGAGAAAATTGTGCGTAGCTGAGGATACCGATGGGATCTTCCTCATCCGCTTTCGGCGGCGTATAAAAGGCTAATGAAACATGATCTTTGCTTTTCCAATAAAAAACAGCAACAACCCGTTCATCGGTTGAGTCGGGGAAAACAAACATACTTTTACGCTCGTATTTTTTCCCATGACGTTGGATAATGGCGCCAAAAAATTGGGCGGCACGGGCGCGCATGGCTCTCGCTTCTCCCTTCCAAACCGCTACCAGCTCATATAAGCGCTTATCTTTAAATCCGAAATTGGAAAATTGATAATGGCCGAGGAAAGGATCCTGATCATGAACGATGAGCATGGATCCGGGCTGTTCCTTGGTGACAGGCGTATCACGCATTGCCTCATCACTATAGGCGGCTTCAGGGTGGGTATCGACAAAGTCATCAAAGGACATCCCAATTTTTGCGCCTCGCAAAACGCTTTCGAGTTCCGTATAGCTTTCCTGCTCTGCCGATGCTGTGTGCATGAGGAGAAGGCAGGCGAAGATTCCAAAAAGAAGCCACTTTTGCATGAAGAATATTCCTTTCCCAAAATGGGCGTTGACTATACAATAATCGGCACTCGTTCTTCCATGATGACCGTGTTTTGTACGCCTTTTTCTTGGAGTCCCGATTGCAAGGCATTAAGGGATTTGGGCTCACCGTGGACCAACAAAACTTTTTTGTTTTTCCCATGGAACCGCGCCCCAAAATCAATCAATTCTGAACGGCCTGCGTGGGCGCTAAACGCATTCATGGTCTTCACTTCTGCGCGCAAAGCTCGTTTCACACCGAATATTTTTATTTCAGGCCGCCGTTCTACAATACGGCGTCCCAGGGTATTTTCTGCCATAAAGCCGACAATCAAAATGGTGTTTTTCGGGTCTTCACAATTGTTGCGCAGATGGTGGAGAATACGGCCCACCTCACACATGCCCGACGCGGAAATAATGATACAGGGTTCTGTAATGCTGTTGAGTCGCATGGAATCATCCATATTGCGTACATACTCAATATGGTTCAATTCGAAGGGATCGCCGGCCTTCTTCATCACCTCTTTAGTTTCCGTATCGAAAAGGTCCGTATGAAAGCGGAATATTTCGGTGATGTTCACGGTCAACGGACTGTCCACATAAACGGGAAGGGAGGGAATGGCTTTCTTCATTTCCAGCCGTTTCAGGGCAAAGACAATCTCTTGGGCTCGTTCTAGGGCAAAGCTCGGAATAATAATCTTGCCGCCCTTCTCAATGGCACGTAATACCACATGCGCCAGTTGCTCCTCCATCGCCTCAATAGGGTCGTGATCGCGGTCGCCGTAAGTGCTCTCCATAATGACGATGTCCGCGTCTTCGGGTATCCAAGGATCTTGTAAAAGGGGCATGTTTTTTCGACCCAAATCGCCGCTAAAAAGGAGGCGTCGTTCTACTCCGTTTTCTTTGTAATCTACAACAACCATAGCGGAGCCCAGCACGTGTCCAGCATCTTGAAAGGTGATAAAAACATCGGGCACAATTTCAAATCGGTCGTTATAGGGATAGCCGACCAGATGACGCATGGTCTCATAAACGTGCTCTTCTGAATAGAGCGGAGCCACAAATTCACGATTCTTTTTTTGCAGCCATTCCGCGTCACGGCGCTGGATATTGGCACTATCCAACAACATGACACCGCATAGATCAAGGGTGGCAGGGGTGGTATAAATGCGTCCGTTGTACCCGTGCTTATGCAACATGGGGACAGTGCCCGTATGATCAATATGGGCATGACTCAATACAACGGCATGGAGTTTGTCGACGGAAAAGGGGAAGGATCTATTTTTGCGTGCCGCTTCTTCACGACGCCCTTGGAACATGCCGCAATCAAGGAGAATACGATAGCCATTAATTTCAAGGAGATGTTTGGAGCCGGTGACACCGCCGGCAGCGCCGAATGAGGTAATCTTCATATTTTTTTCCTTAAATCAGAGTCTATCTATAGCAAGGGCGCGGACGGATAGTATCCGCTACTTGAGATTC
Coding sequences:
- a CDS encoding TRAP transporter large permease, whose product is MTPVQVGILGCIALVLLLAASMPVAFSMALVGVAGFAYLVTPTAALSMVTADLFETFSSYSLTVIPLFVFMGQICFHVGISRRLFHAAYQWLGQLPGGLAMATVGACTAFGAICGSGPATAATMSAVALPEMRRYKYSMELGAGTVAAGGSLGMMIPPSVVFIVYAIITEGSIGKLFIAGVLPGMLIALLFCATIYIRCTLRPELGPTGPKTTLYQKIASLAGAGETLILFIAVMGGMFTGFFTATEAAAGGAAGSVAIALAKRQLTWKILQRALLETLRTSCMVIVIVAGALMFGRFLAITRIPYELASWLGALPLPAWIIILFIILFYLIAGCFVDALALVLLTVPIFHPVILDLGFDPIWFGVIIVVVTQMGVISPPVGVNVYVVAGMERDIPLTTVFRGAMPFLFALIVAAILIVIFPQIALFLPNLVS
- a CDS encoding TRAP transporter small permease, translated to MMNAVFDMPLVRAFFRIRDIFWLGVRYTVMAFAAIAGLAALAMALVICIDIVARWLHHPFPGAYDIVRFLGTLVIAGALPYTTAVKGHVAVEFFFQKMHRLGRVVVDSLSRLIVMILFSTFSWQCVRHGLSLKAAREISPTLGLPMFWLSFIIAAACVLTTLVLLYKILHPGREMIKP
- a CDS encoding TRAP transporter substrate-binding protein, whose amino-acid sequence is MIFKKYVYACSLLSMILLLFLLVPACSKPADDAGGDGSARPQKAIELKYSVFFPPSHIQCKEAEAWAKEIEARTDGRVKVTIYAGGSLTQAPQVYEGGVSGISDLGMSCLAYTRGRFPLLEGLDLPVGYPNGKIATRLATDLARKYAPAEMNDTQLMYLHAHGPGILASKKPIHTLDEMEGLKVRGTGLSATIISHLGATPIGMSQPETYEALQKGVVEATLCPIETLKGWKQGEVISYVTDSSAIGYTTAMFVSMNKAKWEGLPADIQAIFEEVNNEWVDRHGAAWDVADDEGREFIQSLNHEEITLSDEEQARWVDAVKPILDEYVKTCADKQLPGDAFLADLQAGIEANAS
- a CDS encoding D-glycerate dehydrogenase; the protein is MKIVITRRIPQAGMDILIEAVGKDSLVHHDSDLPLTREALLAMLPGAKAVLSTLSEKMDGEAMDAAGGGLQVIANMAVGYDNIDCKAAAARNIVATNTPGVLTEATADLAWALILGAARRTGESERFLRAGNWKGWAPLQYLGASIHGKTLGIYGMGRIGCAVARRACGFEMPVLYCDAQHADLETEKALNARWVDKDTLVRESDILTLHCPLTDETRHAFTLAEFKKMKKEAVIVNTSRGPVIKEEDLHQALRDGLIFAAGLDVYELEPTIYKPILELENVLMLPHLGSATVETRATMARMAAENIVAVLNGRQAPNPIQ
- a CDS encoding MBL fold metallo-hydrolase, whose amino-acid sequence is MKITSFGAAGGVTGSKHLLEINGYRILLDCGMFQGRREEAARKNRSFPFSVDKLHAVVLSHAHIDHTGTVPMLHKHGYNGRIYTTPATLDLCGVMLLDSANIQRRDAEWLQKKNREFVAPLYSEEHVYETMRHLVGYPYNDRFEIVPDVFITFQDAGHVLGSAMVVVDYKENGVERRLLFSGDLGRKNMPLLQDPWIPEDADIVIMESTYGDRDHDPIEAMEEQLAHVVLRAIEKGGKIIIPSFALERAQEIVFALKRLEMKKAIPSLPVYVDSPLTVNITEIFRFHTDLFDTETKEVMKKAGDPFELNHIEYVRNMDDSMRLNSITEPCIIISASGMCEVGRILHHLRNNCEDPKNTILIVGFMAENTLGRRIVERRPEIKIFGVKRALRAEVKTMNAFSAHAGRSELIDFGARFHGKNKKVLLVHGEPKSLNALQSGLQEKGVQNTVIMEERVPIIV